One window of Chionomys nivalis chromosome 18, mChiNiv1.1, whole genome shotgun sequence genomic DNA carries:
- the LOC130889745 gene encoding all-trans-retinol dehydrogenase [NAD(+)] ADH4, which produces MGTKGKVITCKAAIAWETGSPLCIEEVEVSPPRAHEVRIQVIAMCVCPTDINATNPKKKALFPVVLGHECAGIVESVGPGVTNFKPGDKVIPFFAPQCKKCKFCLSPLTNLCGKLRNFKCPNIDQELMEDRTSRFTCKGKPIYHFMGVSSFSQYTVVSEANLARVDDEANLERVCLIGCGFSSGYGAAINTAKVTPGSTCAVFGLGCVGLSAVIGCKAAGASRIIAVDINSEKFPRAKVLGATDCLNPKDLDKPVQDVITELTNGGVDFSLDCAGTAQTLKAAVDCTTFGWGSCTVVGAKVDEMSIPTVDMIMGRSIKGTFFGGWKSVDSVPHLVTAYKNKQFDLDILVTHTLPFDKINEAIGLMNQGKSIRIILTF; this is translated from the exons ATGGGCACCAAGGGAAAA GTTATTACATGCAAGGCAGCCATTGCCTGGGAAACAGGCAGTCCCCTTTGCATTGAAGAAGTTGAAGTATCTCCCCCTAGGGCTCATGAAGTTCGAATTCAG GTAAtcgccatgtgtgtgtgtcctactgACATCAATGCTACCAATCCTAAGAAGAAAGCTCTCTTCCCGGTCGTCCTTGGCCATGAGTGTGCAGGAATTGTAGAAAGCGTTGGGCCAGGAGTCACCAACTTCAAGCCAG GTGACAAAGTAATTCCATTCTTTGCACCACAGTGTAAAAAGTGCAAATTCTGTTTGAGCCCTCTTACAAACCTCTGCGGGAAACTCCG gaaCTTTAAATGTCCCAATATTGATCAAGAGCTCATGGAAGACAGAACTAGCAGATTCACCTGCAAAGGGAAGCCAATTTACCATTTCATGGGAGTCAGCTCATTCTCTCAGTACACTGTGGTTTCGGAAGCCAATCTTGCTAGAGTGGATGACGAGGCAAACCTGGAGAGAGTTTGTCTGATTGGATGTGGGTTCTCATCCGGCTACGGGGCTGCCATCAACACTGCCAAG GTCACCCCTGGTTCCACCTGTGCTGTCTTTGGCCTGGGCTGTGTTGGCCTTTCTGCCGTAATCGGGTGTAAAGCAGCAGGCGCCTCCAGGATCATAGCTGTTGACATCAACAGTGAGAAGTTTCCCAGAGCCAAGGTCCTGGGAGCCACTGACTGCCTTAACCCCAAAGACCTAGATAAACCCGTCCAGGATGTCATCACGGAACTGACCAACGGAGGTGTGGATTTCTCCCTGGACTGTGCGGGAACAGCTCAGACCTTG AAAGCAGCGGTAGATTGCACGACATTCGGCTGGGGATCGTGTACTGTGGTTGGAGCAAAGGTTGATGAGATGAGTATACCCACTGTGGACATGATAATGGGCCGATCTATAAAAGGAACATTCTTTGgtg GCTGGAAAAGTGTGGATTCTGTGCCCCACCTGGTTACTGCCTACAAGAATAAGCAGTTCGATCTGGACATACTGGTGACCCATACCCTACCTTTCGACAAAATCAATGAGGCAATCGGCCTGATGAACCAGGGAAAAAG cATCCGAATAATCCTGACCTTTTGA